The Candidatus Defluviibacterium haderslevense DNA window ATTCATTTTTTAAAATTTCTTTTATTCGGTGATCTTTTCGCTTAGCCAAACCAGCAATTGCTTCATCCCGAGTAGTTTTATTTGTGTCATTAACTCTTTCCCATAAAGCATGTCTTATTTCTAAATTATCAAGTGTAGTTTGTGAACCTATTCCAAAAGTTGCCCAATCTCTAATATCTGAATCTTTATCATTAGAAAGTTGTATCAGGGTGTTTATTGCATTGTCGTTTTCAACTCCTGATAACGCAAAAGCCAAGCTATATCTAATTGTGGCGCTTTTGCTATACTTGAAACGACAAATTATATCAATTTGATTATCAGTTAAAATATCGTTATTGTTTCCAATTCCATATAAAATAGAGCTTATCACATTTATACTGTTTTTTGATCTAAGTAGATTGAAATAATTTTTTAAAGTCTGCTTTTTATGTTTACTTGGATAACCAAATTGAGCTAAAATGTTAATTCCGATTACTTTCACATGGTCGTCATTTGAATTTGTTAATTCGGTTGCCTTTTGATAAATGTCAGTTGACTTTCGTTTTCGTAACTCACGAATGTAATTCCAATAATTAGATTTAGACTTGTTATTCAATAGTCTAGTAAAAATTTCTTCATTCGAAAAAGTTGGAATTTTTAACACTTTTGTTGTTTTAAAATGACAGAAAACGCAATTGGCATATAAGCTGCAACACTACTTCATTTGTAGTCAAAATTAAGAAATAAGTTTTACATCACAAAAAAATATAAGAAAATGATTATAGTTGCAAGACGATGGAGAGTCTATGCCATGTTATTGGCTGTTTTTATGAAGGAATCTACTACATGATTTTATGGATCAATTTAAGTAATCTAAAATTCTTTCAATTGCTTCTCTAGTCAAATTTGGAAATTCTACGCATTGAGGCGAGTTTCTTTTATGTTTATTTTTACTCCCCAATTTTAAATCTTTTCTATTTGTTAAAAAAGTAACAATCCATTCAACTGATCTTCTGGAACTAATGTTCACTAATGCCGGCCCAGTAAGATCCCACCTTTTATTGTGACATGCAGCACAATTATCGTTAAATATTTTTTTTCCTGATGCAAATATTGTTTTATTAAATTTTTCAAATGTTAATGGCGGGTTCATAGCACTATCGCTTTCTGCAAATAGAATAGATTTAAAAATATCCAAAATCATTGCAGTACCTGGAATATTGTGTCCACTAATAACAAATTTTTGTTGTTGATCTTTGAAGTTTTCAATACTCATTCCAATTTCGCCTTTGCCATCTTGTTTTGGAATAATAATATAAGCAATAAGCCCATTAACAGTATCCTTCGCAAGTTTGTGATTTGGTATATCTTCTTCATCCAAATTACATATTGAACGGCTGAACCAACCTAAATCAAATGATAGAGTATCCCGTTTATCAGTCAGTGCACCAGCATAACTATCAATTCCATTCTGATCTATTATTATCCAATCTGTAGGCGTTTTTAATTTAAATGGTCCAAAATCTAAAACATGAAATTTTGGGTACTGCATTCCAAACAATATAAATAGAACAATTGTGAAAGCTAAAATCTTCAATTTATTTAATATTAAAATAAAAAATGAAACGTCACAAACTACAATGGAAAGCAACACTGATAGCATCTACCTCCTTTCAACAGAACGAGCTCTATGATCTGGTAATTGGTTAAACTATCATATCAAATAGATAATCATTTCCAAAGCAATATGCTATTCAAAGTATAAAAATAATACTTAAATTTAAAACTTTCAATATTTATTTGGAAAAACATGGTAATTGTATATTTTTTAAGCTACTATCTTGAAAAAGGAAAATTTCCGGACATTTTATTGGCATTTAATTTATTTAAAGTTTGATTAGACATTAATCAACTTTTGGTGAAGTTTTAATAAAGCTCATAGGATATCTAAACTTGTCCTGATGCATTAGAATAATCATTGATGGATCAGGAAGTCTATTTTGTTAATTTTTTATCATAGTTCTTGATCAATATGGCTTTGGCTTAGGGTGGCTTTTGAATTTACGGCTTAATGTTATGTGCAGGCCATCAAATTTTGAAATGGCAATTGGCTCTCTAATTCAAATCAACTCTTTGCTGCTTACCTCTTAGTCACTTTATATTTTTCGGTTCTGTTATCAAAAGCAGGGAATGTTCCCTCAAGAATTTCAACAACACTTTTATTAATCGCTGGGTTCTCAATTGCCCCAGTGGTATAACTTACCTTATTAGCATCTTCTTTGGTTATCTTAATATGAATAATTTGCTCTGCATCACAAACAATTGCCAAATTAGGGTTGTGAGTGACAATGATTATTTGACGTTTATCTTTTACTTGCTTTATAAATCTCCCAATAATTGTATAGACACTTTGATTGTCTAAATTTTCCTCAGGTTGGTCTATGACTAATGGAATATCATCATTATCAAGCAATAGGTAAAAAATCAGAAGCAAAGCACCTCTTTCACCTGGAGACAGTTCTGATAATTCTTTGTCGCCTAATTTTAATTTGTAAATGGGACTTAGATAATCTAATGAAAAAAGGAAATTGTAGAAATCTACTGGACCATAGCCTTTCTTCAGTTGATCCAGAAGATTGCGTGGTGCATTGTCTTGGTCTGTTCTTTTGTCATGAAATAGGTGGGTAATAAGGTCCTGAATAAAAAGGATAAATCCGTCTTTAGTATTAAGCTCAGAAACTTCGATTATTTGTTCCAATTTCTTATAGCCATCTTCTTTTCCAATAAAACTTCCTTTCGAACCTACGCTTATATGGTCAAAGAATTTTTCTATGAATCCTTGGAGATGTAAGGAAACATCAAGTTTAATTTTATAATTTTCAGTTATATTGCTATCAGCGTCAATAAAATCTGTTACAGGCTTAAAAAGTTGCCTATATAAGTTTAATATTTCATTCTTTTTATCATAGAGATTTTCAACAAGTATTCTACGCGCATTTCTAGCTGTTTCAAATTCG harbors:
- a CDS encoding cytochrome c — protein: MQYPKFHVLDFGPFKLKTPTDWIIIDQNGIDSYAGALTDKRDTLSFDLGWFSRSICNLDEEDIPNHKLAKDTVNGLIAYIIIPKQDGKGEIGMSIENFKDQQQKFVISGHNIPGTAMILDIFKSILFAESDSAMNPPLTFEKFNKTIFASGKKIFNDNCAACHNKRWDLTGPALVNISSRRSVEWIVTFLTNRKDLKLGSKNKHKRNSPQCVEFPNLTREAIERILDYLN